In Hirundo rustica isolate bHirRus1 chromosome 2, bHirRus1.pri.v3, whole genome shotgun sequence, one genomic interval encodes:
- the CHAMP1 gene encoding chromosome alignment-maintaining phosphoprotein 1, whose protein sequence is MDMLQILRKTTERLECDYCSFRGTDYENIQIHMGTVHPEYCDEMDAAGLGKLIFYQKSAKLFHCHKCFFTSKMYCNVYYHIKAQHAAPERWNEEQKEQQEEQDSDSSKKSVVLEPQTPTLSPESRKPALSPELPKSEPVVSPKLQKPSVSPEPLKSAQVTSSEPEKSVQTVSPDPEKSAQPTSPDPEKLASSVSPDPQEPSPAVSPDPQKLSPVMSPDPQKPSPVMSPDPQKPSPAMSPDPQKPAPAVSPEPRWQSPAKSPEPRRHSPAISPEPRRHSPAVSPEPRRYSPAVSPEPKKPPPAASPEPRRYAPTGSPEPRRHPSQMRRPASASSPESRRPASAVSPESWRPGPTVSPEPWRSSPHEVQKSSTVSPWASKPAMSVSLESRRSAPESRRPGSVVLPEPRRLVSDSCKSTSFSESQKSALVSSEPWKPISSVYPEGWKPVLSPDTWKHSPPVSPELRKSSHTVSSDSWKPSFFPEVCKPGVSVSPESWKLSESRKSMYFPETQKPTSAASSEIQKRAHFPEPRKRVLFPETHKPNPTVSTDVQKRAVFSEPQNQMSASAVSTEGQKQALCSETQKSALVSSEVQKHALFSEVQKLISISSEVQESASFLESQKSTIPEVQKYGLFTESQKPTPVSPETLKQAVFTDCQKSAVSPDVQKHAVFSEMQKPAAALSSDVQRHAETTVPSEIQKNILFSEPHKSASGFFSEPQTPSESGESDFLSHSLDDQKPLDDLFSPDEQSILAKESPEHMLYSCPKKKPKKENQENSDSELNSSECGKTLVDSMDLKEQESNSDQEQYDMESSDYGKESKMDVTTPTQPQCVLQFTEEKEAFISEEEIAKYMKRGKGKYYCKICCCRAMKKGAVLHHLVNKHNVQSPYKCKICGKAFLLESLLKNHVAAHGQSLLKCPRCNFESNFPRGFKKHLTHCQSRHSEDTPKKHLDSLEPLEEQI, encoded by the coding sequence ATGGACATGTTGCAGATACTACGTAAAACCACAGAGCGCTTGGAGTGTGACTACTGCAGCTTCAGGGGAACTGACTATGAAAACATACAAATTCATATGGGTACCGTTCACCCAGAGTATTGTGATGAAATGGATGCTGCTGGTTTGGGTAAACTTATATTTTATCAAAAAAGTGCAAAACTCTTTCACTGCCATAAATGTTTCTTTACCAGCAAGATGTATTGCAACGTATATTATCACATCAAAGCACAGCATGCAGCACCTGAGAGATGGAACGAAGAGCAGAAAGAGCAACAGGAAGAACAAGATTCAGATTCATCCAAAAAAAGTGTCGTGTTGGAGCCACAGACACCTACCCTTTCCCCTGAGTCACGCAAACCTGCCCTATCTCCTGAACTCCCCAAATCTGAACCTGTTGTTTCCCCCAAGCTTCAGAAACCTTCTGTGTCTCCAGAGCCTCTGAAGTCTGCTCAGGTGACTTCCTCAGAGCCGGAGAAGTCAGTCCAGACTGTGTCCCCTGATCCAGAAAAGTCAGCCCAGCCCACATCTCCTGATCCAGAGAAGTTAGCCTCCTCTGTGTCCCCTGACCCACAGGAGCCATCTCCCGCCGTGTCTCCTGACCCACAGAAGCTATCTCCTGTCATGTCTCCTGACCCACAGAAGCCATCTCCTGTCATGTCTCCTGACCCACAGAAGCCATCCCCTGCTATGTCCCCCGACCCACAGAAGCCAGCCCCAGCCGTGTCTCCAGAGCCCCGTTGGCAGTCCCCAGCAAAGTCTCCAGAGCCCCGCCGGCATTCCCCTGCCATCTCGCCAGAGCCCCGGCGCCATTCTCCCGCCGTGTCTCCAGAGCCCCGCAGATACTCCCCGGCTGTGTCGCCAGAGCCAAAgaaacctcctccagcagcgTCCCCTGAACCACGGAGATATGCCCCAACTGGATCTCCTGAGCCACGGAGACATCCCTCTCAAATGCGTAGGCCCGCTTCAGCTTCTTCTCCCGAAAGCCGGAGGCCTGCTTCTGCAGTTTCGCCAGAGTCGTGGAGACCTGGTCCAACTGTTTCCCCTGAGCCCTGGAGATCTTCACCTCATGAAGTACAGAAGTCTTCCACAGTTTCTCCCTGGGCTTCAAAGCCTGCCATGTCGGTGTCCCTAGAATCCCGGAGGTCTGCCCCTGAGTCCCGAAGGCCTGGCTCGGTTGTGTTGCCAGAACCTAGGAGGCTCGTTTCTGATTCCTGTAAGTCTACATCCTTTTCTGAATCCCAGAAGTCTGCTCTTGTTTCTTCTGAGCCCTGGAAACCCATCTCATCTGTTTACCCTGAAGGTTGGAAACCTGTTCTATCCCCTGACACGTGGAAGCATTCTCCCCCTGTTTCTCCTGAGCTTCGAAAGTCTAGTCACACTGTTTCCTCTGACTCTTGGAagccttctttctttcctgaggTCTGTAAGCCTGGTGTTTCAGTATCTCCTGAATCTTGGAAACTCTCTGAGTCACGGAAATCTATGTATTTTCCTGAAACTCAGAAACCCACctctgctgcttcatctgagatTCAGAAACGAGCTCATTTCCCTGAACCTCGGAAAAGAGTGTTGTTCCCAGAGACTCATAAACCTAATCCTACTGTTTCCACTGATGTCCAGAAACGTGCTGTCTTTTCTGAGCCCCAGAATCAGATGTCTGCTTCTGCTGTTTCTACTGAAGGTCAAAAACAAGCTCTCTGTTCTGAAACCCAAAAATCTGCTCTTGTTTCTTCCGAAGTCCAGAAGCATGCCCTGTTTTCTGAAGTCCAAAAActcatttccatttcttctgaAGTTCAGGAGTCTGCTTCCTTTCTAGAGTCTCAGAAATCCACAATTCCTGAAGTTCAGAAATATGGCCTCTTTACTGAGTCCCAGAAACCTACTCCTGTTTCTCCTGAGACACTCAAACAAGCTGTTTTCACAGACTGCCAGAAATCTGCTGTTTCCCCTGATGTTCAAAAGCATGCTGTATTTTCTGAGATGCAGaagcctgctgctgctctatCCTCTGATGTCCAGAGACATGCTGAAACTACTGTACCTTCTGAAATCCAGAAGAATATTCTGTTTTCCGAGCCTCACAAGTCTGCTTCGGGCTTTTTCTCCGAGCCCCAAACACCTAGTGAGTCTGGTGAGAGTGACTTTCTCTCTCACAGTTTAGATGATCAGAAACCACTGGATGATTTATTCTCCCCGGATGAACAATCAATATTAGCCAAAGAATCACCTGAACACATGTTGTATTCATGCCCAAAAAAGAAGCCcaagaaggaaaaccaggagAACTCAGATTCTGAACTAAATAGCAGTGAGTGTGGAAAAACACTGGTGGACTCAATGGACCTAAAGGAACAGGAATCCAACAGTGACCAAGAGCAGTATGATATGGAGTCATCTGACTATGGCAAAGAGAGCAAAATGGATGTAACTACTCCTACGCAGCCACAGTGTGTGCTTCAGTTTACTGAAGAGAAAGAGGCTTTCATCTCTGAAGAAGAAATAGCAAAATACATGAAGCGTGGCAAAGGAAAGTATTACTGCAAAATTTGTTGCTGTCGAGCAATGAAAAAAGGTGCTGTCTTGCACCATTTAGTTAACAAGCATAATGTTCAAAGCCCATACAAATGTAAAATATGTGGTAAAGCTTTTCTCTTGGAGTCTCTTCTTAAAAATCATGTTGCTGCTCATGGTCAAAGTTTGTTGAAGTGTCCCCGTTGTAATTTTGAATCAAATTTTCCCCGAGGCTTTAAGAAACATTTAACTCATTGCCAAAGCCGTCATAGTGAGGATACACCTAAAAAACACTTGGACAGCCTTGAACCACTTGAAGAACAAATTtaa